The following are encoded together in the Bradyrhizobium genosp. L genome:
- a CDS encoding nucleoside deaminase, which translates to MIRGMSAPSFMDLALKTAENAGKSGEVPIGCVIVRGYDVIATASNRTLTDRDPTAHAEILAIRQAAETIGTERLVDCDLYVTLEPCTMCAGAISLARVRRLYYGAADPKGGAVESGVRFFAQPTCHHVPEVYGAVGETEAARLLREFFRERR; encoded by the coding sequence ATGATACGAGGCATGTCAGCCCCTTCTTTCATGGATTTGGCGCTGAAAACGGCCGAAAACGCCGGAAAATCGGGCGAAGTTCCGATCGGATGCGTGATCGTGCGGGGTTACGATGTGATCGCCACCGCCAGCAACCGCACCCTGACCGACCGCGATCCGACCGCCCATGCCGAGATCCTGGCGATCCGGCAGGCTGCCGAGACAATCGGCACCGAACGGCTGGTCGATTGCGACCTCTACGTCACGCTCGAACCCTGCACCATGTGCGCCGGCGCGATCTCGCTCGCCCGCGTCCGCCGGCTCTATTACGGCGCTGCCGATCCCAAGGGCGGCGCGGTTGAATCAGGCGTGCGCTTCTTCGCCCAGCCGACCTGCCACCACGTGCCGGAAGTCTATGGCGCGGTGGGGGAGACCGAGGCGGCGCGCCTGCTGCGCGAGTTTTTTCGGGAGCGGCGGTAG
- a CDS encoding pseudouridine synthase → MPRDSDKNNDSRGRRDRPGGGQGRSGGSKGRSGAARGPDKKFAKRGFGAKDSAGKGDGEKRPYRRREEGDAPRRDFGDKPRFNRDDRPRGDRPFRERPARDGDGEKRAFKPRADRPRFDRDGGGEKRSFKPREDRGGEKRPYTPRGDRPNYNRDDRPPRRDRDDARPAGRSSDRKFGDRKPYTPRERDGEKRPYTPRGERSFGDRPSRDGDRPERKFGGERKFSRGAPDRGSRGPRKDFGDRPPRGESKPWQKRDDRGDREQRPPRDGARNFDRPRFDKPRYDRPRDDRGGDERPRFSRSREDREQGDRPRFSRPRWQKDEDGGDRRRERPEGRTDWQEHPRSEGRFSDRPRRDNEDDSKVFAKRAAFGGRGAYRERPSDDRRERPEPKPKKSGERIAKVLARAGLASRRDAEEMVTQGRVTVNGRVINSPALDITENDVVAVDGKQLPPRERTRLFMYHKPRGLMTTHADPEGRPTVFDNLPEGLPRLISIGRLDFNTEGLLLLTNDGGLARTLELPDTGWLRRYRVRAHGEVTQAQLDELKKGVEVDGVKYGSIDATLERDQGANVWLVFAIREGKNREVRNVMAHLGLEVNRLIRVSYGPFQLGELEEGKVEEVKTRVLREQLGEKVAKIAGADFTRPEQRETGDGDDTPARKPKPKRETINDRKGRRVLVQRSGSEEARARNEDEANGYGPPRRPKRGYHGKRDLKPQDE, encoded by the coding sequence ATGCCCCGCGACAGCGACAAAAACAACGATTCCCGCGGCCGGCGCGATCGGCCCGGGGGCGGCCAGGGTCGCTCCGGCGGAAGCAAGGGCCGCTCCGGCGCCGCGCGAGGACCGGACAAGAAATTCGCCAAACGCGGCTTTGGGGCCAAGGATTCGGCCGGTAAGGGCGATGGCGAGAAGCGTCCGTATCGTCGCCGCGAAGAGGGTGATGCACCGCGCCGCGATTTCGGCGACAAGCCCAGGTTCAACCGCGACGACCGCCCCCGCGGCGACCGGCCGTTCCGTGAGCGTCCCGCGCGCGACGGTGACGGCGAGAAGCGCGCATTCAAGCCCCGCGCCGATCGGCCGAGATTTGACCGTGACGGTGGCGGCGAAAAGCGGTCGTTCAAGCCGCGCGAAGACCGTGGCGGCGAAAAACGCCCCTACACGCCGCGCGGCGACCGCCCGAACTATAACCGTGACGACCGTCCGCCGCGCCGCGATCGCGACGATGCGCGCCCCGCAGGACGCTCTTCGGATCGGAAGTTCGGCGACAGGAAGCCCTACACGCCGCGGGAGCGCGACGGTGAGAAGCGGCCCTATACGCCGCGCGGAGAGCGATCCTTCGGTGATCGTCCGTCGCGCGACGGCGACCGGCCGGAGCGGAAATTCGGCGGCGAGCGGAAGTTTTCGCGCGGCGCGCCAGATCGTGGCAGCCGCGGTCCGCGCAAGGATTTCGGTGATCGGCCGCCGCGCGGTGAATCCAAGCCGTGGCAGAAGCGCGATGACCGCGGCGATCGCGAGCAGCGTCCGCCCCGCGACGGCGCGCGCAATTTCGACCGGCCGCGCTTCGACAAGCCCCGCTATGACCGGCCGCGCGATGACCGCGGTGGCGACGAACGTCCGCGGTTTTCGCGGTCACGCGAGGATCGCGAGCAGGGCGATCGTCCGCGATTCAGCCGGCCGCGCTGGCAGAAGGACGAAGACGGCGGTGACCGCCGGCGCGAGCGTCCCGAAGGCCGTACCGACTGGCAGGAGCATCCGCGCAGCGAAGGCCGCTTCTCCGACCGCCCGCGCCGCGACAATGAGGACGACAGCAAGGTGTTCGCCAAGCGCGCCGCCTTCGGCGGCCGCGGCGCTTATCGCGAGCGGCCCTCGGACGACCGGCGCGAGCGGCCCGAGCCGAAGCCGAAGAAATCGGGCGAGCGCATCGCAAAAGTGCTGGCGCGCGCCGGTCTCGCCTCGCGGCGCGACGCCGAGGAGATGGTGACGCAGGGCCGCGTCACCGTGAATGGCCGCGTCATCAATTCGCCGGCGCTCGATATCACCGAGAACGATGTGGTGGCTGTCGACGGCAAGCAATTGCCGCCGCGCGAGCGGACGCGGCTGTTCATGTATCACAAGCCGCGCGGGCTGATGACGACGCACGCCGATCCCGAGGGACGGCCGACGGTGTTCGACAATCTCCCCGAGGGCTTGCCGCGCCTGATCTCGATCGGCCGGCTCGACTTCAACACCGAAGGCCTGCTGCTGCTCACCAATGACGGCGGCCTCGCGCGCACGCTCGAATTGCCCGACACCGGCTGGTTGCGGCGCTATCGGGTCCGCGCGCATGGCGAGGTGACGCAGGCGCAGCTCGATGAACTGAAGAAGGGCGTCGAGGTCGACGGCGTCAAATACGGCTCGATCGATGCGACCCTGGAGCGCGACCAGGGCGCCAATGTCTGGCTGGTGTTTGCGATCCGCGAGGGCAAGAACCGCGAGGTGCGCAACGTCATGGCGCATCTCGGCCTCGAGGTGAACCGGCTGATCCGGGTGTCCTACGGCCCGTTCCAGCTCGGCGAGCTCGAGGAGGGCAAGGTCGAGGAGGTCAAGACCCGGGTGCTGCGCGAGCAGCTCGGCGAGAAGGTCGCCAAGATCGCGGGCGCCGACTTCACCCGGCCGGAGCAGCGCGAGACCGGCGATGGCGACGATACGCCCGCCAGGAAGCCGAAGCCCAAGCGCGAGACGATCAACGACCGCAAGGGCCGTCGCGTGCTGGTGCAGCGCTCCGGCAGCGAGGAGGCCCGCGCCCGCAACGAGGACGAAGCCAATGGCTACGGCCCGCCGCGCCGCCCCAAGCGCGGCTATCACGGCAAGCGCGATCTCAAGCCGCAGGACGAGTAG
- the rsmD gene encoding 16S rRNA (guanine(966)-N(2))-methyltransferase RsmD has product MRVVGGRLKGRTLASPSGREIRPTADRLRESVFNILVHAYDDPIADARVLDLFAGTGALGIEASSRGAKFTLFVDNGAEARALLRNNVESLGLGGVTKVYRRDATDLGPAHPVEPFSLVFLDPPYGKGLAEKALASLRDGGWLMPGALAVVEEAKAAAFMAPEGFEELERRAYDDTEFVFLRAGAAS; this is encoded by the coding sequence ATGCGTGTCGTCGGGGGACGATTGAAGGGGCGGACTCTCGCATCGCCGTCAGGGCGCGAGATCCGGCCGACGGCGGATCGTCTCCGCGAGTCCGTGTTCAACATCCTCGTCCATGCCTATGACGATCCGATCGCGGACGCGCGCGTGCTCGATCTGTTCGCCGGCACCGGTGCGCTCGGCATCGAGGCTTCCTCGCGCGGCGCCAAGTTCACGCTGTTCGTCGACAATGGCGCGGAGGCGCGCGCGCTTCTGCGCAACAATGTGGAATCGCTCGGCCTCGGCGGTGTCACCAAGGTCTATCGCCGCGATGCGACCGATCTCGGTCCGGCGCATCCGGTCGAGCCGTTCTCGCTGGTGTTCCTCGATCCGCCCTATGGCAAGGGCCTGGCCGAGAAGGCGCTCGCCTCGCTGCGCGACGGCGGCTGGCTAATGCCGGGCGCGCTCGCAGTGGTGGAGGAGGCGAAGGCCGCGGCGTTTATGGCGCCGGAGGGATTCGAAGAGCTCGAGCGCCGCGCGTATGACGACACGGAATTTGTGTTCTTGCGGGCTGGCGCGGCATCTTGA
- a CDS encoding HNH endonuclease signature motif containing protein, translating into MRTPISNEIAADIMFRHDRTCCVCNAPGKSVQIHHIDENPSNHDPDNLAVLCLEHHEQTQVRGGFGRKLRDVDVRRHREDWLRRIAERRAAADKIVVERMALGAPEADSPHWTRPTDEALATILNTLPIIYEDIRRRASPLLSSVVRGDMLHGLQMVIDVLAQSWIRLAAWYPPRHFGGVRADEYIAKFVADRYGWNLALWEPDGPGSGGREAAIYAHADTQHDVELAVIDTVRQLGMWLEEFDLPAWRERWERAKKTGETKG; encoded by the coding sequence ATGCGAACGCCTATTTCAAATGAAATAGCTGCAGACATAATGTTTCGCCATGATCGTACTTGCTGCGTGTGCAATGCGCCGGGCAAGTCCGTCCAAATACACCATATCGACGAAAATCCTTCTAATCATGACCCAGACAATCTAGCCGTGCTGTGTTTAGAGCACCATGAGCAAACTCAGGTTCGCGGCGGGTTCGGCAGAAAGCTCCGCGATGTCGATGTAAGGAGACATAGAGAAGATTGGTTGAGACGTATTGCAGAAAGACGCGCCGCCGCTGACAAAATTGTTGTCGAGCGAATGGCTCTGGGTGCGCCCGAGGCCGACTCACCTCACTGGACACGGCCAACGGATGAAGCCTTAGCTACGATTCTCAATACACTCCCGATCATTTACGAAGACATAAGACGGCGAGCGTCGCCGTTACTCAGTTCCGTTGTACGCGGAGACATGTTGCACGGATTGCAAATGGTTATCGATGTGCTCGCACAAAGTTGGATACGCTTAGCCGCTTGGTATCCACCAAGACACTTCGGTGGAGTGCGAGCCGATGAATACATCGCGAAGTTTGTTGCTGACAGATACGGCTGGAATCTTGCTCTCTGGGAGCCAGATGGCCCGGGCTCTGGCGGCCGCGAAGCCGCAATATATGCTCACGCAGACACGCAACATGACGTTGAACTAGCTGTCATTGATACCGTAAGACAACTCGGCATGTGGCTCGAGGAATTCGACCTGCCTGCATGGCGTGAAAGGTGGGAGCGCGCTAAAAAGACAGGCGAGACTAAGGGGTGA
- the mutL gene encoding DNA mismatch repair endonuclease MutL: protein MPVRQLPEQVVNRIAAGEVVERPASVVKELVENAIDAGASRIDIFTDGGGRRRIGITDDGSGMTRADLALAVDRHATSKLDDEDLLRIKTLGFRGEALPSIGAVAKLGITTRHAGEPHAWSLAVEGGEKSKIMPAALGHGTRVEVNDLFYATPARLKFLKTDRTEAEAIREVVRRLAMARPDIAFTLAGEERAPVTWAAALPGAAGRLTRLGDILGADFRACAIEVRAEREAVIVEGFAAAPSLTRANALGQYLFVNGRPVRDKLILGAVRAAYSDYLPRDRHPVVALFVSCEPQEVDANVHPAKTEVRFRNAGLVRALIVHALKDGLAREGKRTAANTADGAALSAFRPAFTPPPRAGNWDWRSSPSYPVNPMRAFESAAATAFAEPGQAAFDVGTPTADVRFEAAPHADLLDRPLGAARTQIHETYIVAQTRDGLIVVDQHAAHERIVYERLKASLAKDGVQRQILLIPEIVELDEATVEKLLDRVEELTSFGLAIESFGPGAVAVRETPSLLGKANAAGLLRDLAEHMAEWDEALPLERRLMHVAATMACHGSVRAGRRLKPEEMNALLREMEDTPNSGQCNHGRPTYVELKLSDIEKLFGRR, encoded by the coding sequence ATGCCCGTCCGCCAGCTTCCCGAACAGGTCGTCAACCGCATCGCCGCCGGCGAGGTGGTCGAGCGGCCTGCGAGCGTGGTCAAGGAACTGGTCGAGAACGCGATCGACGCCGGCGCCAGCCGGATCGACATCTTCACCGATGGCGGCGGACGGCGCCGGATCGGCATCACCGACGACGGCAGCGGCATGACCCGCGCCGACCTCGCGCTCGCGGTCGACCGTCACGCCACCTCCAAGCTCGACGACGAGGATCTGCTGCGCATCAAGACCCTCGGGTTCCGCGGCGAGGCGCTGCCGTCGATCGGCGCGGTGGCCAAGCTCGGTATCACCACGCGCCACGCCGGCGAGCCGCATGCCTGGTCGCTCGCAGTCGAAGGCGGCGAGAAGTCGAAGATCATGCCGGCGGCGCTCGGCCACGGCACCCGCGTCGAGGTCAACGATCTCTTCTACGCGACGCCGGCGCGGCTCAAATTCCTGAAGACCGACCGCACCGAGGCGGAAGCGATTCGCGAGGTGGTGCGGCGGCTCGCGATGGCGCGACCCGACATCGCCTTCACGCTCGCGGGCGAGGAGCGCGCACCGGTGACCTGGGCCGCCGCGTTGCCCGGCGCCGCCGGCCGGCTGACCCGGCTCGGCGATATCCTGGGCGCCGACTTCCGCGCCTGCGCGATCGAGGTGCGCGCCGAGCGCGAGGCCGTGATCGTCGAGGGCTTCGCCGCCGCGCCCTCGCTGACCCGCGCCAATGCGCTCGGGCAATATCTGTTCGTCAACGGCCGCCCGGTGCGCGACAAGCTGATCCTCGGCGCGGTGCGCGCCGCCTATTCCGACTATCTGCCGCGCGACCGCCATCCCGTGGTGGCGCTGTTCGTCAGCTGCGAACCGCAGGAGGTCGACGCCAACGTGCATCCGGCCAAGACCGAGGTACGTTTCCGCAACGCCGGCCTGGTCCGCGCGCTGATCGTGCACGCGCTGAAGGATGGGCTGGCCCGCGAAGGCAAGCGCACCGCGGCCAACACCGCCGATGGTGCGGCGCTCTCCGCGTTCCGTCCCGCTTTCACGCCACCGCCCCGTGCCGGCAATTGGGACTGGCGCAGCTCGCCGTCCTATCCGGTCAATCCGATGCGCGCGTTCGAGAGCGCGGCGGCGACCGCCTTCGCCGAGCCTGGACAGGCCGCCTTCGACGTCGGCACGCCGACCGCCGACGTCCGCTTCGAGGCGGCCCCTCACGCCGACCTGCTCGACCGCCCGCTCGGCGCCGCTCGCACCCAGATCCACGAGACCTACATCGTCGCGCAGACCCGCGACGGCCTCATCGTGGTGGACCAGCACGCCGCGCATGAACGCATCGTCTACGAGAGGCTGAAGGCGTCGCTGGCGAAGGACGGCGTGCAGCGGCAGATCCTGCTGATCCCGGAGATCGTCGAGCTCGACGAGGCGACCGTCGAGAAGCTGCTCGATCGTGTCGAGGAACTGACCTCATTCGGGCTCGCAATCGAATCCTTCGGCCCCGGCGCGGTCGCGGTGCGCGAGACGCCGTCGCTGCTCGGCAAGGCCAACGCCGCCGGCCTGCTGCGCGACCTCGCCGAGCATATGGCCGAGTGGGACGAGGCGCTGCCGCTGGAACGCCGCCTGATGCACGTCGCCGCCACCATGGCCTGCCACGGCTCGGTCCGCGCCGGGAGACGCCTCAAGCCGGAAGAGATGAACGCGCTGCTGCGTGAAATGGAAGACACCCCGAACTCCGGCCAGTGCAACCACGGCCGCCCGACCTATGTCGAATTGAAGCTCAGCGATATCGAGAAACTGTTCGGGCGGAGGTAG
- a CDS encoding ribbon-helix-helix domain-containing protein: MCHLFAHQPQRDYESQTRSLRLDGHCTSIRLEMSFWDTLEEIAAKEGMSLAKFLTTLHNEVLDHHGEVNNFASLLRCSCLIYRSKANAPATDYRATAAPIMDAAE; this comes from the coding sequence ATGTGCCATCTGTTCGCGCACCAGCCGCAACGCGACTATGAATCGCAGACCCGATCGTTGCGGCTCGACGGCCACTGCACGTCGATCCGGCTGGAAATGTCGTTCTGGGATACGCTGGAGGAGATCGCGGCCAAGGAAGGCATGAGCCTCGCCAAGTTCCTCACCACATTGCACAACGAGGTGCTGGACCATCACGGCGAGGTGAACAATTTCGCCTCGCTGCTGCGCTGCTCCTGCCTGATCTACCGCTCGAAGGCCAACGCGCCGGCGACTGACTATCGCGCGACTGCGGCGCCGATCATGGATGCGGCGGAGTAG
- a CDS encoding GMC family oxidoreductase — protein MAKFDLNDSGVVVIVGSGAGGGTLGNELAQKGVKVVILEAGPRIENQDFINDEWDSFAQLAWSDARTTSGSWRVHKDFAGLPAWIVKAVGGSTVHWAGASLRFDEHEFRIKSAYGGIPGANLIDWPITLAEMEPWYAKAEDKMGVTRTNGIPGLPGNNNFRVLEAGAKKLGYKEVHTGRMAINSEPRDGRGSCQQIGFCFQGCKSGAKWSTLYTEIPKGEATGNLEVRPSSMVIKIEHDQSGKVTGVVYADATGATQRQKARVVAVAGNSIESPRLLLNSASSMFPDGLANSSGQVGRNYMRHMTGSVYATFEKSVHMYRGTTMAGIIRDEAANNPKRGFVGGYEMETLSLGLPFMAAFLNPGAWGRSFTSAMEGYPRMAGMWLVGEDMPQETNRITLDPVVKDKFGMPVASVHFDDHPNDVAMRDHAYKQGSAVYEAVGATVTYPTPPYPSTHNMGTNRMSEKPRDGVVNKFGQSHDIKNLFVSDGSQFASGAACNPTLTIVSLAIRQADHIAGAMQRKEI, from the coding sequence ATGGCAAAATTCGATCTGAATGACAGCGGCGTTGTCGTCATCGTCGGCTCCGGCGCCGGCGGCGGAACGCTCGGCAATGAGCTGGCGCAAAAGGGCGTCAAGGTCGTGATCCTGGAGGCCGGTCCGCGCATCGAGAACCAGGACTTCATCAACGACGAGTGGGACAGCTTCGCCCAGCTCGCCTGGTCCGATGCGCGTACGACATCGGGAAGCTGGCGCGTCCACAAGGACTTCGCTGGCCTGCCGGCCTGGATCGTGAAGGCGGTCGGCGGCTCGACGGTGCATTGGGCCGGCGCATCGCTGCGTTTCGACGAGCACGAGTTCAGGATCAAGTCGGCCTATGGCGGCATCCCCGGCGCCAATCTGATCGACTGGCCGATCACGCTCGCCGAGATGGAGCCGTGGTACGCCAAGGCCGAGGACAAGATGGGCGTCACCCGCACCAACGGCATTCCCGGCCTGCCCGGCAACAACAATTTCAGGGTGCTGGAGGCTGGCGCCAAGAAGCTCGGCTACAAGGAAGTGCATACCGGGCGGATGGCGATCAACAGCGAACCGCGCGACGGTCGCGGCTCATGCCAGCAGATCGGCTTCTGCTTCCAGGGCTGCAAGTCCGGCGCCAAATGGTCGACGCTCTACACCGAGATCCCGAAGGGCGAGGCCACCGGCAATCTCGAGGTGCGCCCGAGCAGCATGGTGATCAAGATCGAGCACGACCAGTCCGGCAAGGTGACCGGCGTGGTCTATGCCGATGCGACCGGCGCGACGCAACGCCAGAAGGCGCGCGTGGTCGCGGTCGCCGGCAACTCGATCGAGAGCCCGCGGCTGCTGCTCAACAGCGCCTCCAGCATGTTCCCGGACGGCTTAGCCAACTCGTCCGGCCAGGTCGGCCGCAACTACATGCGGCACATGACCGGTAGCGTGTATGCGACCTTCGAGAAGTCGGTGCACATGTATCGCGGCACCACGATGGCCGGCATCATCCGCGACGAGGCCGCGAACAACCCGAAACGCGGCTTCGTCGGCGGCTACGAGATGGAGACGCTGTCGCTCGGCCTGCCCTTCATGGCGGCGTTCCTCAATCCCGGCGCCTGGGGCCGCTCCTTCACGTCAGCGATGGAAGGCTATCCGCGGATGGCCGGCATGTGGCTGGTCGGCGAGGACATGCCGCAGGAGACCAACCGCATCACGCTCGACCCTGTGGTCAAGGACAAGTTCGGCATGCCGGTCGCCAGCGTGCATTTCGACGATCATCCGAACGACGTCGCGATGCGCGATCACGCTTACAAGCAAGGCTCGGCGGTGTATGAGGCGGTCGGCGCCACCGTGACCTACCCGACGCCGCCCTATCCATCGACCCACAACATGGGCACCAACCGGATGAGCGAGAAGCCGCGCGACGGTGTGGTCAACAAGTTCGGCCAGAGCCACGACATCAAGAACCTGTTCGTCTCCGACGGCAGCCAGTTCGCCTCCGGTGCGGCCTGCAACCCGACCTTGACGATCGTCTCGCTGGCGATCCGCCAGGCCGACCACATCGCCGGCGCAATGCAGCGCAAGGAGATCTGA
- a CDS encoding gluconate 2-dehydrogenase subunit 3 family protein yields the protein MREIDRRSKYDRRVFLKGAAAAAPAVAIATSTGLGVTDAWAEDASALTPATMKTLLKVARDIYPHDFLGDSYYITAVKPWDDKAAKDPAIKSLINDGVARLDQEANDRHKMPYAQVAWENDRVALLQKIEESAFFQKIRGDLVVSLYNQKEVWPRFGYEGSSAEHGGYIKRGFADIDWLPKA from the coding sequence ATGAGAGAAATCGATCGACGCAGCAAGTACGACCGGCGTGTCTTTCTCAAAGGCGCGGCCGCAGCCGCACCCGCGGTCGCGATCGCGACGTCCACGGGTCTCGGCGTCACCGATGCCTGGGCCGAGGACGCCTCGGCGCTGACGCCGGCGACGATGAAGACGCTGCTCAAGGTGGCGCGCGACATCTATCCGCACGATTTCCTCGGCGACAGCTACTACATCACCGCCGTCAAGCCATGGGATGACAAGGCGGCCAAGGACCCCGCGATCAAATCGCTGATCAATGACGGCGTTGCGCGCCTCGACCAGGAAGCCAATGACCGCCACAAGATGCCGTATGCGCAGGTCGCCTGGGAGAACGACCGGGTCGCGCTGTTGCAGAAGATCGAGGAGAGCGCCTTCTTCCAGAAGATCCGCGGCGACCTCGTCGTCTCCCTCTACAACCAGAAAGAGGTCTGGCCGCGGTTCGGCTACGAGGGCTCCTCCGCCGAGCATGGCGGCTACATCAAGCGCGGCTTCGCCGACATCGACTGGCTGCCGAAGGCCTGA
- a CDS encoding VOC family protein, with product MAKPVHSMIRVLDEAKALDFYRRAFGLEIADNLRFPDFALIYLRHPSSPFEVELTVNFDRKEPYALGDGYGHLAVVVDDVDAEHARFDKEKLSPGPLRDFKHDGKTLARFFFVADPDGYKIEVIQRGGRFG from the coding sequence ATGGCGAAACCCGTGCATTCGATGATCCGCGTGCTCGACGAGGCCAAGGCGCTCGACTTCTACCGCCGCGCCTTCGGCCTCGAGATCGCGGACAATCTGCGCTTCCCCGATTTCGCACTGATCTATCTGCGCCATCCCTCTTCGCCGTTCGAGGTCGAGCTCACGGTCAATTTCGACCGCAAGGAGCCGTATGCGCTCGGCGACGGCTACGGCCATCTCGCCGTCGTCGTCGATGACGTCGATGCCGAGCACGCGCGCTTCGACAAGGAGAAGCTGTCGCCCGGGCCGCTGCGCGACTTCAAGCACGACGGCAAGACGCTGGCGCGCTTCTTCTTCGTCGCCGATCCCGACGGCTACAAGATCGAGGTGATCCAGCGCGGCGGGCGCTTCGGCTGA
- a CDS encoding c-type cytochrome, which translates to MPLPAAKPPDGPTLFKQQCATCHTTNTSDSVRQGPSLYKVIGRHAGTAEGFKYSAGFAKADFAWDDAHLDAWLSNPQAVIPGAVMAYRQAKPETRAMIIAYLKELN; encoded by the coding sequence ATGCCGTTGCCCGCGGCCAAGCCGCCCGATGGTCCGACATTGTTCAAGCAGCAATGCGCGACCTGCCACACCACGAACACATCGGATTCCGTGCGCCAGGGACCCTCGCTCTACAAGGTGATCGGCCGCCACGCCGGCACGGCCGAGGGCTTCAAATATTCCGCCGGTTTCGCCAAGGCCGATTTCGCCTGGGATGACGCGCACCTCGACGCCTGGCTGAGCAATCCGCAAGCGGTGATCCCCGGCGCGGTGATGGCCTATCGGCAGGCCAAGCCGGAAACCCGCGCCATGATCATCGCCTATCTGAAGGAGCTGAACTGA
- the arfB gene encoding alternative ribosome rescue aminoacyl-tRNA hydrolase ArfB, which produces MLRVSRDLTIDENDIEIVFVRASGPGGQNVNKVSTAAQLRFDTRKIELPPDAAERLVRLAGSRMTKDGVIVIHAFRFRTQERNRADAMERLLEMLKESLVRPKPRRPTKPTFGSKQRRLEGKKRRGDVKAGRGARRFDD; this is translated from the coding sequence ATGCTGCGGGTGTCCCGCGACCTCACGATCGACGAGAACGACATCGAGATCGTCTTTGTCCGCGCCTCCGGTCCGGGCGGACAGAATGTCAACAAGGTCTCGACCGCGGCACAACTCCGCTTCGACACGCGCAAGATCGAACTGCCGCCGGATGCGGCGGAGCGGCTGGTGCGGCTCGCCGGCAGCCGGATGACCAAGGACGGCGTGATCGTGATCCACGCCTTTCGCTTTCGGACCCAGGAACGCAACCGGGCGGATGCGATGGAACGGCTGCTCGAGATGCTGAAGGAATCGCTGGTGCGGCCGAAACCGCGGCGGCCGACCAAGCCGACGTTCGGCTCCAAGCAGCGCCGCCTCGAGGGCAAGAAGCGCCGCGGCGACGTCAAGGCGGGGCGAGGCGCCCGCCGCTTCGACGATTGA